DNA from Solanum stenotomum isolate F172 chromosome 3, ASM1918654v1, whole genome shotgun sequence:
TAAAAAAAGAGTAGGGTGCAGTAACCACAAGACTTGTTCATTCATGACAGTTAGGAACCACTAATTACTAAACAACTTTCCTAATTAAAAACAAGTAAAATTTGCACAAACCTGTGGGAAGATGGACAAAAGTAAAGCGCGAAATTTGAGAAGAACGATGTTTCCATCCTGGATTAGTTCTTCAGCTTGAGATATTACATTTTGAACAGCCAAAAGTTGCTCCATGGCATTCATTGAAGGCGGAACCATTACTTTTAGTTCATCAACTGTCTTGCCTTGACTTAAGCAGCGAGTTATTACCAAAAAGACAGCAAAAAAAGTTAGCAATAGTGCAAAGGCATAGCACAGCCATCCCCTGCAACcaacaaaaagagaaagaaagaggagGACATCAGTGAATATTTTTCAACCACCACATTTTCAAGAGATTCCATCCATGCGAGGGAGTGTACAAGGAAACACAGCATAACACCAAAAGGCAGATCAACAAAGACTATCAGATCAGCTTTTAGTTGGAAATGCCACAAATTAAGGGAACAGAGCAATGAATTTTGAGAACCAAGGTGTTTCTTAGGACTTCAAAAGACTGAATAACTAAAGAATTTAATTGGACTCATTACACAGATAAGATCAGCTAACTACCTGATAATAATGAATGAGAAAACCAGACAGAAAATCATGGACTTCAAAGGGTCTTCCCAGTAAGCCAGAAGAAGAATCCAATTCCCAAGTTGCATCATAGGAGAGAGCAACTCCTGCATGTCAACGAATTTCAAAGGATTAGCATGTGAGGTAACTCAATTTAAAGATACAGCTCAAAACGAAAATCTGTTGTAAAGAGATACTCCAACGGTTCTGTTCAAAAAATTATGCTACGTAAATATCAAGGCAGCTTCATAAAAGTTCTTAAAGACCCACTCCCGATTTCCTCAATAAAATGGCAAAATAATTCAGTTTATATTCTTTCACCTCACTGTCTAGTTTGAAGCCGCAGTAGTTATAATTACCTTCATCACTGCCAAATTGGTGTCAAGACCATCAACTTTCACTCCATCAACCGTAGCTTGTGCTTGCACCACCTTTCTATAGTTGCTTCTGGATTCCTTAACTGCTTTTTCCAAGGGAGTCATCTCCCCCACAGAAATTTCACCCACAACAATTCCTGGCTCATTAGGAACATGAGAACTTGTCCCAAAAACTAACCCCAGGTTGGAAGCCAAGGCTGAAGCTGAAATTGAGTACATTCTGTTTTTAGGTTTGGTAGAGTTTGTCCGCTCCAGTGCCCTCACAGTTGACCTATTTGCAATTGTTTCTAGTATAAGGTCTCCTCCGGGAAGCTGATCACATACATTGAACATAAGAAGATCCTCATAGCAAAGTGAATGTTTAGAGCTCATATCTTTCAGGGCTTGTACTCGCAATATGCCAAATATAGCTTTTAGAAGTGCCTCATCACGCTCAATTCCAGTAATCTGGAATTTAAGAATGAACTGATGCACATGTAGAACTTCCCGAATAATGGCTAACCAATAGTCACGGCGTGTATGTCCTTTAAGCTCAGGAAATTCCATTATAACAGGTTCTGACCTACAACATTTTCCAAAGACCAATAACAAATTTGAAGGCCGCTTGAACTAGAAAATAATCTTATAGGGTAGAAGAAATACACAAAATTCTGCAGAGAAGTATGACCCACACAGGAGTCATCATGTGTCATGCCTTACAAGGAAACTGATTTGTAGGAGACTGCTTTATCAAAGAGTCTTGTGCCCCATGGTCCAGTTAGTTCAGGTCTAACAATCTGGTTCAGATCATCTGACAGATCATATAACTTTGGCTTGTCATAAGACACAACACGATGTGCCTCAAAGTAGAGAGCATGATCCGTCAAAGTTAGCCGACCTGAAAATCACAAATACATGGAcacaaaatatatcaaataggCTAATAGATACACGTAATCCGCTCAAATTCCAAGTGATATCATCCCTTTCATCTCTGGAGATGAGAATTTCAAGCAATTAAACCCATTACTACCCACAAAAACATACCAGGCCATGCGGAAATTCCCACATGTTCAAGCACCGGCTGGGTTGTCACAGTCCCGTCCAGCTCCAGAATTTTCTCCCCTCTTGCTGTACGTAAAGCAGACAGATGGGATGACTCAGACTggttcttaaattttttaattgcCCTGAAAAAGTTCCCAAACAAGCAACATTCTCAACCAATGATTATGAATGGGCTGCTCATAAGACACTGTAATGAAACAGTAAAGAAAAGATATGCATTATGAATCACATCACTTCACTTCACTTCAAagtgtgagaaatataggagaagaatattattgaattgttgtgttgtttacattattacattgagaccctatttatagacactacaatacaatcctttacTAATTAGGATACAATTTAGtgttcctatttctatttctattcctattcctattctaataggattgtataaacctattcctattctaccAGTAACTAAAAAGGCCACAACAATCTCACCACTATGAAAACATTACCCGACAATAAAGAAACTACAGGACAACCCTATGCAAGCACACATAGGCTTATAGGATACTCTTCCCGACCAAAACACACTTAAACTTAGCACTCCTCTCTCAACTTGAACTTAGGtaagatataaataataataaaagaagcCTATAATCTATAATTTAAGCATTCCCCAAAAAAACAAAGTAGAAG
Protein-coding regions in this window:
- the LOC125860121 gene encoding uncharacterized protein LOC125860121, producing MAMVSKTKTMLEGLVKEGSFKWLTKTPSSFDEDLDEMGSSSTGKSWLPELSPAANVVIRKCSKIFGIPMSQLQENFEAEASESIKHKSQYARNFLEYCCFRALALSIQVNGYLGDKQFRRLTFDMMVAWEFPAASSQPFASMDEDVTAGLEAFSRIASAVPLISNAIVTDSIFGVLTSSTGGRLLFSVYDKYLTCLERAIKKFKNQSESSHLSALRTARGEKILELDGTVTTQPVLEHVGISAWPGRLTLTDHALYFEAHRVVSYDKPKLYDLSDDLNQIVRPELTGPWGTRLFDKAVSYKSVSLSEPVIMEFPELKGHTRRDYWLAIIREVLHVHQFILKFQITGIERDEALLKAIFGILRVQALKDMSSKHSLCYEDLLMFNVCDQLPGGDLILETIANRSTVRALERTNSTKPKNRMYSISASALASNLGLVFGTSSHVPNEPGIVVGEISVGEMTPLEKAVKESRSNYRKVVQAQATVDGVKVDGLDTNLAVMKELLSPMMQLGNWILLLAYWEDPLKSMIFCLVFSFIIIRGWLCYAFALLLTFFAVFLVITRCLSQGKTVDELKVMVPPSMNAMEQLLAVQNVISQAEELIQDGNIVLLKFRALLLSIFPQATEKLVGVFLVSALVLAFLPLKYMILMTFLELFTRYSPIRKASTEKWSRRLREWWFSIPAAPVVLEKAKEDKKKR